The sequence below is a genomic window from Romeriopsis navalis LEGE 11480.
CACCCGGCGAAGTATGGCTAACCCCATAAGTAAAATAATCATAGGCTTCATCGCTCACGTGATAAATCCCTGCTTCCCGGCATAGCTGATTCACTGCGAGTAAGTCTTCACGCGGATACACCGCCCCAGTTGGATTATTCGGCGAAATTGTGACGATCGCCCTTGTCTTTTCCGTAATCGCCGCTTTAATTTTGTCTAGTTGTAGTTGATAATCGCCATCCGTCGGCACCAGCACCGCCTGACAACTAGCCATCCCGATCGCCATTTCATGGTTGAAGTAGTAAGGCGTTTGCAGAATAATCTCATCACCCGGCTGCGTAATCGCCAACACCGTATTCACAAACGCCATATTGCTGCCTGCCGTCACAATAATCTGCTGCGCATCAGTGACAGGAATCTGATTATCCTGCTGGAGTTTACCCCTGATCGCCGCCTGCAATTCAGGGATGCCCTCAACCGCCTGATATTTGTGATTCTGGGGATGCTCAAAAGCTCGACTTATCGCCGTCATTGCCTCTGGGGGCGGCGCATAACTCACCACACCTTGCCCCAAAGAAATCGTGCCCGGCGTTTGGCGTATCCACTCACCAACGATCGGGATAATCGGTGACTGAATCGCCTGCATTCGAGAAATATGCTGCATTGTGAAAATCGGCTCATTGCGACGGTCACTTATTAGCCTAACAGTCCAATCCTTGACCACCAATCATCCAGCAGCCTCAAGCAACGCCGTTACATCACGCTCGATGCCAAGGGCCGCATCTGTGCCTTGTGGGATCGGAGCCAATAAGTCGTCATTTCCCCCTTCCCCTTAATCGGAATCGTCCCGCGCAAGTCACAGACAAACTCCTGCTGAATTTGTTGATAGGTTGACTCGCTGATATGAATTTCTCCTGGCTCACCATGGGATTCCATCCGACTAGCAATATTCACACTATCGCCCCACAGATCATAAATAAACTTCTTAATCCCAATCACACCAGCAACTACCGGGCCGGTATTAATGCCAATCCGGATATTGAAGTTTTCATCCATCAATCGATTAATCTCTTGTAATTCTGCTTGCATTTCAATCGCCATCTTCGCGATCGATACAGCATGATTTGGATTCGGATTGGGCAATCCACCCACCACCATATAAGCATCCCCAATCGTCTTGATTTTCTCTAGGCCATTGCGCTCCGCGATCGCATCAAACCGCGAGAAAATTTCATTCAAACATCGGACCAAATCCTTCGGTGCCAAACGACTCGACAACTCTGTAAAACCAACAATATCCGCAAATAACACCGTTGCTTCCGTGAAGCCATCGGCGATCGCTTCCGGTTTACGCTTTAACCGATTCGCAATCGGCTCCGGCAGAATATTCAGCAGCAATTTTTCCGACTTTGCCTGCTCATGGGTCAGCTGTTGCAGCGACATTTCTAAAGCATGCAACGTTTCTTCCAACTTCCGAATCGCCGGACGAAAAATGAGTACCCCCTCTAAGATCAGGGTCCCGATCGTCAACGCAAGTAGTCCAAATTCCAGCATTCTCAACTGGGCCACACCCGCTTGGGCTTTATTGCCGTACCATTGCAGAATTTCATCCACAATTTGATTAAACTCCGCTCCCGCTTTCAGCAAACGGGGGATTTGCAACCGGTTTGTACTATCGGGATTTTGGCGTAGCCGCTGGCGAAACTGTTGGCGCAAGGACTGATCCCCTTCCGCCGCTTGGCGTTCACGGGCTAACTCCGCCGTTTGTTTAGCCGTCGTGATAATTTCCTCCGACAGGGGCGTCAAGCGCGCGAATTGCGCATCAACTTCCTGCATCTCTTGAGCCGAAAGCGTCCGACTTAACCCCTCACGCAGTTCGGTACGTGTGCCCCGCCAACGCTGCAGACTATCCTCGAGCATCAACAAAGCTTGTTCACGATTTGTCGGGCGGCTGAGCCGCACTGCCAACGTGGTCTTCAGCAATGTCTCGCACAGCGTTTGACGCTTTTGAGCGGCTGTCAACACAGCCACATCCGTCGCTTGACGGGCAATTTGCTTTTGGACAAAAACTTGACCGACAATCGACAGCAGCGCGATCGCCGTCAGTGAAGCAATATAGAGTTTTGTGAAGCGACGACTCGCCCGTTTCGCAGAAGTAGCTTTAGCAGACATAAATTCAGCAACTAGAAGATAAGACCAAACACGTAGCGCAAGTTGGTTTGATGCATACTTCGATTCCCTGCCAAGCCTAGGATGCCCGCGATCGCGATTAAGCCAACCTCCAGAGGAAAATTTAGCGCGTCACAACTGGCTAGATTCCAAGCCCCCTATCGCTTTAGAATAGTTTCACGCTTTCGAATACAAAGCGGCTAAGTTTTTATCTTGGGCAGATTTTATGACGATTCTCTCCACGCTCCAACGTGCATTTG
It includes:
- a CDS encoding pyridoxal phosphate-dependent aminotransferase, encoding MQHISRMQAIQSPIIPIVGEWIRQTPGTISLGQGVVSYAPPPEAMTAISRAFEHPQNHKYQAVEGIPELQAAIRGKLQQDNQIPVTDAQQIIVTAGSNMAFVNTVLAITQPGDEIILQTPYYFNHEMAIGMASCQAVLVPTDGDYQLQLDKIKAAITEKTRAIVTISPNNPTGAVYPREDLLAVNQLCREAGIYHVSDEAYDYFTYGVSHTSPGAFSGSANHTISLFSLSKAYGFASWRIGYMVIPAHLHEAVRKIQDTILICPPVVSQYAALGALQFGRLYCDHKINQIESVRESVLRLLAPLSDCCLIPEAQGAFYFFLKVDTAMSAMTLAERLVREYQVAVIPGETFGMVDGCYLRVAYGALDPESAVEGIGRLVKGIVALV
- a CDS encoding adenylate/guanylate cyclase domain-containing protein codes for the protein MSAKATSAKRASRRFTKLYIASLTAIALLSIVGQVFVQKQIARQATDVAVLTAAQKRQTLCETLLKTTLAVRLSRPTNREQALLMLEDSLQRWRGTRTELREGLSRTLSAQEMQEVDAQFARLTPLSEEIITTAKQTAELARERQAAEGDQSLRQQFRQRLRQNPDSTNRLQIPRLLKAGAEFNQIVDEILQWYGNKAQAGVAQLRMLEFGLLALTIGTLILEGVLIFRPAIRKLEETLHALEMSLQQLTHEQAKSEKLLLNILPEPIANRLKRKPEAIADGFTEATVLFADIVGFTELSSRLAPKDLVRCLNEIFSRFDAIAERNGLEKIKTIGDAYMVVGGLPNPNPNHAVSIAKMAIEMQAELQEINRLMDENFNIRIGINTGPVVAGVIGIKKFIYDLWGDSVNIASRMESHGEPGEIHISESTYQQIQQEFVCDLRGTIPIKGKGEMTTYWLRSHKAQMRPLASSVM